ATCACAGGTAACAATAACATACTTTATACAAACATTAAATTTAACTTTATGAAATGCAGGGAGTTTTGAGAATGCtgtttaaaatatgaatatgaaaaaaattatgcagatCCAAAGCACAAGATTCTCGTGTGttgttaattattaatattgAGTATGATATGCTAAGAATCACTCATCTTTACATGTATGGATTTAAATGGCAGGAGGGTTTTGCAAATCTGATGTTACTGCCTTGGGTGAGCTGGAAGCTATTTGGATGGCTAAATGAGTCTCTGAAAGTAGGACAAATACAGCCTTCTGGTGCAAAAGCTTGACAATGTTTTGAGGAACCCAGCACTGAATTTTCAAGTATTTGCATCATGTCAGATGGGTGTCATATTTGGATTTCTTTGGTGTTTGGAATTCACTAATGGGGATACTGGCCTATTATCTAATGTTTATCAGCTGAGCACCTTCTCCTGTAATTCATTGGTATCACCATGTATTAAGCACTATTCAACATTTGAGAAACCCTGTCtttaagagcttttttttaaagagaaaacctGAGCTCCCAAGTGCCATACACAACACTAACTCgtgattttttccttcaggtaaCATTTGATGTGGCTTGGTCTCCAGCATGCATAGATAAAAGGTGCTACAACTACACTGGGATTGCAGATGCTTGTGACTTCTTGTTTGTGATGTCATATGATGAACAGAGCCAAATCTGGACAGACTGCATTGCAAAAGCCAATGCTCCTTACCTGCAGACTTTAGCTGGTGAGGACAAAACACCTCCTAGGGAGTCAGTACATTTCCATTAGTTCACATTAACAGATAGAAAAGACTGCTCTTTTTTGGATAATTTTTTGAGTGTATTAAGGCTTTTGAGTATGCTCAAGGATGTGTTGTCCTAATGTGTAAATAGTATCTCAGGTCCTTATGACACTACAGCTTTAACAGTTGTGTGTTGTTACTTGTAATTTTCTGGCCCCTTGACTGTGAAGAAGAACACTCTTAGACTGACAAATAGCAGCCAAAAACAGTGGTGTCTGCCTGGGATTGCAAAGAACCTGAAATGTGAACTGCTGCTTCAGGCAGCTGGTTTTTGGTCTGAGCAGTTACTAGGATCTGAATAGAGTAACTCTTAGGAGCATGCAGGGGTGGGGGGGTAAAGAAGAGCTTGCCCCTTAGTCTCTGTCTGGAGATCATGCCTACAAGTATTATATTGTCTCTGGTTCTAGAGGAGCTGTAAGAATAAAAAGCATGGGGAAATGCAGCAAtgcatcttaatttttatttcctttaaaaccaGGATACGAAGAATACATTTCTATGGGCATTGATCCTAAGAAGCTTGTGATGGGTGTCCCCTGGTATGGCTATGACTATGTCTGCCAAAACTTATCTAAGGTAAGATAAGATTATTCATTTGCAATCATACCCTTAATTTCTTCCTTGGAATGAGACAGCTAGGCTATGGTGATCCTGAGTTTGGGTTAGGAAATACCACAGGCTAGTGGGTAAGAGCATATAGCTGGGCATCAAGACAAAGACTTTTGCTTGGCTGGTAACTGATGAGCAGTGTGGCAAGGCATTTTATCTCTGCCTGAGAAACCCCATGATACCCAAGTGCCATGTTTGACTCAGGGGCTAGAGATGTTATCTGTGTGAGAAGAGATCATGTCATTCATCTTATGGGATGCACTACAATCCTTGTATTTGCCTTCTCAACACAGTCACTAAGCTCACTGCGTAAGGACTAGATGCAACAAACCATAGCAAACATGTGACTATTAAAGTTTAGCAGCTTATGGAGAAATTGTGAAGTCTCAAATAACATTATAGTTATGAAAAAATGTAAGAGCAAATTAAAAGTGGAAAGACAACTGTACAAATTGAATGTTACTCATCCAATCCTGTATTACTACAGAGTAAACAAAATTGAACTGTTTTAGTTTATTTCTGTCTACATATATATCTGGCAGAGATACCTGGTTTTGGAGAGCCCAGTGCTTTTTGTGACTTTGTTCTTGGCTGTGCTGCTATTTTGGAGTTAATACATTTATGTAACATAAAATTCATGCCTTCTGCTCTTTTTACAGGATCATGTTTGTTCCATTTCTGAAGTACCGTTCCGTGGGGCTCCTTGCAGTGATGCTGCAGGGAGACAGGTCCCCTATGGAGCAATGATGAAGCAGGTGAACAGCTCTCTTTCAGGGGTGCTGTGGGATGAGGTACAAAAGTCTCCATTTTATGAATACAAGGTGAGTGCCTCTTTTTAAGACCCCATCATGTGGAGAGAATGTTCATGAACCATAGttcttttattataaatttttcAGGGTTAAATTTTTCTACTTGGGTTTTGTACTACTGGGTTTTTGTATAGCAAAGCATAGCTGGATTTCTCTATCCTGAATTTCTAGCCTTAAAGAGGCATGCAGTGCCTGAAGACTGCAGTaataataaagatttttattactACACAGTTTTTGTAAGAGATTAAATCTTGTCAGAGAGGACATTTGAACACGCAGAAATCCTAACATCCATCAATATTATGGCTAATTTTAGGAGTTGATGACTGATTTAAACAGTAAGAAATTCTGAGATGTACCCAAGTTTTGTCTAACCCAGTGGCATGCATGTTCTCTTCTGCGTTTGGTTTCTACATAGACACAGTGAGAGTGCATGAATGTGCTTAAAGGAATAACACAGTCTGTGCATTTCATCTTGTTTCTTTAGAATTGTAATTGTAAATTCCACATGTAGATGATTAAAAGGTGTGGTGTAAGCAAAGACAAGGTCAAAGTAACAATGTTGACAAAATTTTATAGCCCTCTCTAAAACTGCTTAATCCTGAAAAAAGCACTTAATCTCTAGCTAATTCACTCGTTAGGTTAGATAGTGTATCTGAGAttttagctttcatttttaaaattattagaataCAAATTAGCTGAGTCTTTTCCTATGAAGAGTTAAAATGTGTTACTGATTTATAACTAGATTCTGTAAGTAAAAGAATAGCCAAGTATTTGACTCAGGATTTTTCattgttctgtgattttaaatatacataGCTTGTTTATCTCACCTTTTAAATGTACTTCTCACTGCACTCAAGAGATAATCAAAACTCAATTGACTTTAATGTATCATAGATACTGACACtactttctaaatatttttgtaggaTTCTCTTGGTCACTTCCACCAAGTATGGTACGATGACCCTAGCAGCATCTCTCTAAAAGCAACGTATGTGAAGAGTCGAGGTTTAAGGGGCATTGGCATGTGGAATGGAAATAGTCTTGACTATTCCAGGGAAGCTGTAGCAGAACAACAAACTAAAGCAATGTGGCAAGCCTTGACACCATAAGAACTACATGAACTCTTGATGTAGAATGATGAAAATTGGTAAATTTCTATTACAGCTTGTTTTATCATAGATTTTTAGCTTATATAAATAGAGCACATCTATGAAAACTTTGAGAATTGGTGAAATCcaacttattattttatatgcaAAGCCATactttaatactttaaaaagtctAATGTTGCTTTAGtagtgtttgttttaaaagactgctcatcttcttcatttttcacaGCTACCATAAGTTGGATAAAGATTGAAGCCAGTGTGCACCTGGTAACAAGAGGGCAACATTGGACTTACAGGGTCAATCTCATAaggaagtgtagagtcttgcatttggggaagaacaacaagatgtcccagtataggttgggggctgacctgctggggagcagtgtaggtgaaagagacctgggggtcctggtagacaagaagatgaccatgagccagcaatgtgcccttgtggccaagaaggccaatggcatcctggggtgcattagaaagggtgtggttagtaggtcaagagaggttctcctccccctctattctgcattggtgaggccgcacctggagtattgtgtccagttctgggcccctcagttcaagaaggacagggaagtgcttgaaagagtccagcgcagagctactaagatgattaagggagtggaacatctcccttatgaggaaaggctgagggagctgggtctctttagtttggagaaaaggagactgaggggtgacctcatcaatgttttcaaatatgtaaggggtgagtgtcagggagatggagttaggctcttctcagtagtgaccagtgataggacaaggggtaatgggtgtaaattggagcacaggaggttcaagttgaatattcgaaaaaaattttttactgtaagggtgacagagccctggaacaggctgcccaggggggtcgtggagtctccttcactggagacattcaaaacccgcctggacacgttcctatgtgatgtactctaggtggccctgctctggcagggggggttggactagatgatctttcgaggtcccttccaacccctaggattctgtgattctgtgatcctttGTTGAGGCTGCCTGGTGCAGCAAGTATTCATTCTGGGGTTGCATGGTGCAGTCTCAGCTTTCTGACTTCCCACCCCAGCCTATATTTTAGTTGTCACTCTTGAATCAGATTAAACACAGAATACTGAAGAGACAGCTTGTTGCTCACCTGTTGCATATGTGCAGCTTGTGCTTGTACTCGGTTACCCTCctagagataaaaatattttatagacTGAAGAAATTATGTAACATGAAGTAGTTGCCAGTAAGATTTTTATCAGACTTGTTGTTAGAAAGGAATATTCCATAAACCCCAGTTTCACAGTATTTATGCATCATGTAAATTCCTTAGTTGTGAAAGCCAAAAATCTTGGAACCTTGAAGAGGGAATATGAATATGGAGAGACTTGGAtgatgttttcttccatttcaagGCCTGAAAACAAGGCCTTAGAAGCTTATTTAATGAACTGCATATGTATACTTCCATACCTGTGTAAGATTCATTCAGTAGCTTGTTGCTTGCTTTTGTGTGGTATTGCCTCTGAGATTATATGAGGTTGTAGTTTCTTTCcagtttacatttttaataaaataatttgcctAGAGAAATtacataactttaaaaaatatgtgtaGTGATGGAAAGATTGACTGGCatttacaagattttttttctgtgaaataaaatgccATCTTCACTGAGGTTGGTAAACAGTGTTGTCTGTTTATGCTTTACTTGTTCCACAACTTACAGCCcacactgctttgcttttcagaactGTTTCACAACCAGCTTAAAGTGCAACTGTGCCCTGCTTAAGTGGCTTCATTAGTTAAACAATTTATTTAATTAGATAGATGTAGTCAGGTTTAgatttggagttttttgtttgactgtttggtttgattttatCTCTTAGTAAATAGTTACTGGGAAGACACCACAGAGGAGCAGCACTACCATAACAGCCAGTGATGAGACCAGAAGACTGCATATGTGTGTCTGACTGCTTGACACCACAGGTTATGGAAAGCAGAAGGTGAACTCTATTGCtctcacagaaggaaaaaaaaatgccttggCAAGTTAGAGGGTTCTTCATTAGAACTCTGATCTAAAGGCATTGAGGAGAAACCGATAAATTTATTTGATGATAACATAGATGCATCAGAATTTTTATTACTGATGATATACATATGCTAAAATACTCTGAGAGAGATATTTGTGAAACTGAGGTCTTCTGGAGCAGATGAtatgacataaaaataaattaagcaaGAGTGGTTGTagttttaataattcttttaataCTTTAGCACTAAAATTCTAtctttaggaaaataaattttataatgGTTGGTTTGACTCAAGACATCTGGAAGTTAGTCCTTTTGAGGgctgcatgatttttttaatgtaccaGTGATTTCCCATGAGTGTTTCACATCCTTGTCAGCTTTTTAGCTGACATTAATTGTTCTGCTTAATGTAATAAAATCTGGTACTGCAGAAAGGCAAACAGgagaactagaaaaaaaattactgttggTTTATGATGACCCTTTCAGAGGTCTTACCTAAGAAAATGCATGAGTTTGAACTTAGACTATGCAATACTGTAAGTTGGACCAGGATCATCATTAAAGCTTATCCCAAGACAAAGTTTGCTTCTTCCAGTAACTATAGAAGAATGTTAATGTCCATGTGGCTTTCCTAATAAAGAGAGGGGACAGAAATAGCTAAATATGAAATAAGGTGAGATTATCTGACATTTTGATCATACTTTTTAATAATATGGTAATAATACATTGGTAATCATAGATGTGACTTACAGTGACAAAAACATACTTCAGTAAACAGCTAAATAAAGGATTAATGTTGCTGACATTCTACACAAGACgggttttaataattttcaaaaaatttaACATATGCCTGATAATAACAGGAGGTTAGAAAGTATGTGCTTATTTGCTTAGTAGGCAGTTTGTTAGTAAAAGAACATTGGTATACCAAGGTGATGTTACACAATTCcctaatttgcatttttaaaataacttagcTTTGTCTTAGACATATTACTAGGTTAAGCTGTGTGTTTAAGTAGCTGACTAATCTTACAGTGAAATTTCAAAAGAATTGAGTGGCAGTACCTGAGTGGCCTAATATGCAAATTCCACATTTATATAGTTGATGGTGTTTTACAAGATAACTTGAAGAACATACAAACAATGCTCTGAAATTCTAAGCTTCTATATGCTTCAGAGCTCCTGTAGACTTCACAGGTGTTCAGGTGTCATCCTTTTAAATTCCTGATTTTCTGGACTGGAGAATGAAAGGTGAATGAATCTTCTGCATCAGATCAGCTCTCAGTGCTCGCAACTCAGATGCTGCCTGCTTCCTCATCTGCAGAAGAATGAGTAATTTAAGGAGCTGCAATTTAAGGAAGTTTTTGGAATTGACATGCATAAAGGTTTATTTAACTGAGACTGAATTTTAAACAGGGTGGCTGAATACAGGATATATCCTTCATCAGCAGCATTTTATATGTCTAATTAGATTACCTAGTTCTAGCACTATTTTCTTATGTACTTCTCCTGGGTGTTTTTAAGACTGTGAAGTTCGTTGTTCTTCCCCTGCATTATATGATGGAGGAGGGATAAGGAGTGTACATCCACCCTAAATTACCCAGTAAACAGGGCCAGGGGTAATCTTGGTGGTGTAGAGGGCTGCTGTTTCAAGCAGTCAGAGCTGAAAGGCTGTTCAGTGTGAAGACTGGTCCCATCATCCTCCTTCCAAAGGGAGCATAGGCAGTACTGCTAGCGAATAAATCAGAAGAAGAGGAATGCCATATGCTTGGAGAaccagtctcttttttttttaattttttttttttttttaattttttcttttcttagccATGGTCACTCGCTGATCAGTGTGTCATCAGATATGTTCCCTGAATTACCTTTTGAGTGTAATGGTAATTTTATGAAAGAGATTGTGAAGCATAGCTAAGTTGTTAAATCACTTGAATGCCATTCAGAATCAGCTACTAACCTGGTTGTTCTGGAGTGGTTTGGCTTAAGTGATAAAATTTACAGTGACAACTAACACCATAAAAGTAACAACATAAACCAAGAACTATTTAGCAAATATTTACATATCTAATGTCTGGGAAGAtctaggggtttttttatgtacaTAGTAACATTTGaactgttttaattaaaaggtgGAGTACCTTAATTTCTGTTACGAGTTTCATTTTTGTATCATCCAGCTTCCTCCTCAGTTGATCAAGTTCATGCTGCACTGTAGTAATCCGGATGATTGTGTAATTCTGTatgaaacaacaacaaaacttcaAGTTTTGttcatctctgcttttgttGGCTCTTACTTCAGCACTCACAAACCATCCTTTAAACTCTTTCCAATTCCCCTACTTTCTTGCAGTTTGTAACCTGTACTGggctttctctgctctgtgagCTGTCTGCTCTCCAagagccctgcagctgggtgcAGACCTTCTTCCACTCCCTATCACCTGACTGATCTCCTAAGTAACTGCACACTGGTTTGCAATTATCTTTTATGGCTACCTCccatttataataaaaatacatacttCAAATCATATTTTGCTCCTCTCAGAGGCTTAGCATCACCCTGCCACACTACATTTATTGATGAGATTGTTACATTTCTGTAGTGTTTAGCATAGATGAACTCCTGGTTCTATGGCATTTTTTCAGCAGGGGCTGTGGATGGGGCCTGTCTTTGAATTAACctgtaaaaatgaaattcttattttcaaaattcaggTTCTTAGCTTGTGTAAGTCAGCTGTGGTCCCTCGAAATCAGTAAAACAGAGGGGTGGGTCTCTATATGGTAAGCTCTTGATGGTCCAAGCTTTAAAAATGCTAATAAAGTGCCAGCTGATGCACATGTGATTAAAGGTGCCCATATAAGGGGTCATTAAGTGGTATCTGCACCCCATCATCTCTGATATCCTGCTGTAAGCTTCTCCCCACCCAGGGGTGTAGCTGCCTGTGTGCAAGGGTCCAAGTCTCAGCTCTGAAACCACACAGCTGTGTAACCCTGCCTCAGACCACTAAGAAAGCACAGAACGTACACAGtcatacaggaaaaaacaggCAGGGCCATTGGACCAGTTGGGAGCTACTGAGGAATCACCCTGTTGTTGAGTTGAGTCACCACTGAGGGCAAAGCTGGTGGAAGAAGTGGGATCTGTTCCCCACAGCTTGATTCTTCCCACCCAACTGATGCCTGCCAGGCCAGCACGTAGCTTACAAGGGTAGAGAGCACAACTGTGTCATcctaataatttattaaatccTAGGtatcttctgtgtgtgtgccagCCAATGTTAGCCAACAGCTGAATGTTAAGTTGGGCCTTCCCTTCTATATGGCCTCTTTGTGCCAGCCAGGCTGTGCAAAAACAAATAGATTACAGAGTAAATAATAGAAGCACAAACCTTAGAGTTGGTCATATTGTTTGGTCGGTTTGGGCCACCTCTGGCTTCCAATTGCAAGAGTAATTTCTGGTGAAAAAGCTCTAAATTTTGTCGCAGTTTGGTTAAAGTGTCCTCCAGTGAAGCTGTAGCTTTCTTGGTTTCAAAGTACTTCTTTTTCCATTCCTCACGAACTACAAAGGAAAGCAGTAAAACTGTTTGGTCTTTTTTACCTTATCATAAGGTCTGTTGAAGACAGTAATGACCAGCTGATGTCACAAGACTCATTTGGCCAACACACACATGACAACACTCCAgtaagtttctttaaaaaaaagcagttagTGGAAAATCATCATTAAAATTACATTCACTATAAATGCAACTGAATTTTCACATGATCATCTGCAACAAAAGGCTCTGTCAACCAAGATATAATGCAAGGTCCAGAACAAAAAGTTCATTCAGCCTGTCTCTTCTGCAGGTTTCAGCTGTGCAGTACGTGCTGCAGACCTCTGAAGACTGGTATGCACAGCTTTACTGTAATGTTGTAGATTTATGCAAAACTGGAGCTCTCCAGGTCAAGAGATTTTGAACAGCTTAGTTTTATACAGAAGTCCCAAGATTTACACAGAAGTCCTAAGGAAACTTTATTTACTCTTCATTTAACTGTGATTTCTCCTATGTTGTTAATGTGGTAACAACAGCTGGCATATCAACCCCCGCTCTATCTGGTGGGACAGTCCCATGGACACTTACAGCCATTATTCTACAAGTTTCTTCAGTGATTCCTTCTTTCAAGGCCTCTTTTAGGAAATTAGGACAACTG
The sequence above is drawn from the Calypte anna isolate BGI_N300 chromosome 8, bCalAnn1_v1.p, whole genome shotgun sequence genome and encodes:
- the CTBS gene encoding di-N-acetylchitobiase, whose protein sequence is MGRSRCPGLLALGFFLLLPGVLPAAACPCQDPRLCHPVTGTGGFEVFVFDVGKESWKSYDWSKITTVAAFGKYDPELMCYAHSKGSRIVLKGDVSLKEIVDPAKRAAWISQQVDLAKKQYMDGINIDIEQEVNETSPEYYALTDLVKETTGAFHRDIPGSQVTFDVAWSPACIDKRCYNYTGIADACDFLFVMSYDEQSQIWTDCIAKANAPYLQTLAGYEEYISMGIDPKKLVMGVPWYGYDYVCQNLSKDHVCSISEVPFRGAPCSDAAGRQVPYGAMMKQVNSSLSGVLWDEVQKSPFYEYKDSLGHFHQVWYDDPSSISLKATYVKSRGLRGIGMWNGNSLDYSREAVAEQQTKAMWQALTP